In Triticum urartu cultivar G1812 chromosome 6, Tu2.1, whole genome shotgun sequence, the following proteins share a genomic window:
- the LOC125514615 gene encoding uncharacterized protein LOC125514615 — protein MLRLRRSVLSKLLSYPSVSPLHRLISTTAPAPAVAPSTGFAVEEYLVSTCGLTRPQALKASAKLSHLKFPSNPDAVLAFLAGLGLSGADAAALVAKDPKFLCADVGRTLSPVAAGLAGLGLSPSEITRLASLAPDKFRSRSIVSKLHYYLPLVGSYENLLGVLRYGSCLVSSDLETVVKPNVAFLRESGLADCDIAKLCVTLPCLLTSGWERIQALVLCAEGLGIPRRSGMFRHALHAVAFVGEQKVAAKLDCLKRTFGWSDAEVGVAVSKYPMLLTKSHHMLQSKSEFLISEVGLEPAFIANRPVIVCLSLEGRLRPRYYVLKFLKENGLLKGDPSYYTVVMVNENVFAQRYMCPYKEAAPYLAEDYATACGGEVPARFVFA, from the coding sequence ATGCTCCGGCTCCGGCGCAGCGTGCTCTCCAAGCTCCTCTCGTATCCCTCCGTCTCTCCTCTCCACCGCCTCATCTCCACCACGGCGCCGGCCCCCGCCGTCGCCCCCAGCACCGGGTTCGCCGTGGAGGAGTACCTCGTCTCCACCTGCGGCCTCACCCGACCGCAGGCCCTCAAGGCCTCCGCCAAGCTCTCCCACCTCAAGTTCCCCTCCAACCCCGACGCCGTCCTCGCCTTCCTCGCCGGCCTCGGCCTCTCCggcgccgacgccgccgccctcgtcgccAAGGACCCCAAGTTCCTCTGCGCCGACGTGGGGAGAACCCTGTCCCCCGTCGCCGCGGGGCTCGCCGGCCTCGGCCTGTCGCCTTCCGAGATCACCCGCCTCGCCTCGCTCGCCCCCGACAAATTCCGCTCTAGATCCATCGTCTCCAAGCTGCACTACTACCTGCCTCTCGTCGGGTCCTACGAGAACCTCCTCGGGGTGCTGAGGTATGGCTCCTGCCTCGTCTCGTCCGACCTGGAGACGGTGGTCAAGCCCAACGTCGCCTTCCTGCGGGAGTCCGGGCTAGCTGACTGCGACATTGCCAAGCTGTGCGTCACTCTCCCATGCCTGCTCACCTCCGGCTGGGAGCGCATCCAGGCGTTGGTGCTGTGCGCCGAAGGCCTCGGCATACCCCGTCGGTCCGGGATGTTCAGGCACGCGCTGCATGCTGTCGCGTTTGTCGGCGAACAGAAGGTCGCCGCCAAATTGGATTGCTTGAAGAGGACGTTTGGGTGGTCAGATGCTGAGGTCGGCGTTGCTGTGTCCAAGTATCCGATGCTGCTGACTAAGTCTCACCACATGCTGCAGAGCAAGTCAGAGTTCCTGATCTCCGAGGTGGGGTTGGAACCGGCATTCATTGCTAATCGGCCCGTAATTGTCTGTCTTAGCCTGGAGGGCCGGCTCAGGCCCCGGTACTACGTTTTAAAGTTTCTCAAGGAAAATGGATTGCTCAAGGGTGATCCGAGCTATTATACAGTTGTCATGGTGAATGAGAATGTTTTCGCGCAGAGGTACATGTGCCCTTACAAGGAAGCTGCACCATACCTCGCTGAAGACTATGCAACTGCTTGCGGAGGGGAAGTGCCGGCTAGATTCGTATTTGCATGA
- the LOC125516359 gene encoding uncharacterized protein LOC125516359: MRLTRGDPLGQIPEHAGHFPSHSRSRHRSPYPLAAAAAAGVRRATTAPCSGYVAASSPSSSRLPLPLPCPISAASSPPQPPPSPQASGSPWRTTSSVPSGLTVHRRQASKLSHLKSPAKPDAVLAFLAGLGLSAADVAAVVAKDPLLLCAKVEKTLAPVVDGLTGLGLSRPQIAHLVSVAGEKFRCRAIIDRLHYYLALFGSSGKLLRVLDRSPYILSSNLERVVKPNAVFLRECRIGACDIAKLCVAQPRMLTSNVERVRAMAASAEGLGVPRGSRMFWRMLNALAFLREKDIAAKVEYLKDTFRWSDAEVGIALCKAPMVLALSKDLLQRKSEFLISESCCERRYSWRSSYAPTRKLHHNSLKTMQQLAKGKCRLDSDLHEPRPVRKFHNRV; encoded by the exons ATGAGATTGACGCGGGGGGACCCACTTGGTCAAATACCAGAGCACGCAGGTCATTTTCCTAGTCATTCTCGCTCGCGCCACCGTTCCCCAtatcccctcgccgccgccgccgccgccggcgtcCGCCGCGCCACCACGGCGCCATGCTCCGGCTACGTGGCTGCGTCCTCACCCAGCTCCTCTCGTCTTCCTCTGCCTCTCCCGTGTcccatctccgccgcctcctctccGCCGCAGCCCCCGCCATCTCCCCAAGCATCGGGTTCGCCGTGGAGGACTACCTCGTCCGTACCCAGCGGCCTCACCGTACACAGGCGCCAAGCCTCCAAGCTCTCCCACCTCAAGTCTCCCGCCAAGCCCGACGCCGTGCTCGCCTTCCTCGCCGGCCTCGGCCTCTCCGCCGCCGAcgtcgccgccgtcgtcgccAAGGACCCGCTGCTACTCTGCGCCAAAGTGGAGAAGACCCTGGCCCCCGTCGTCGACGGGCTCACCGGCCTCGGCCTCTCGCGTCCTCAGATCGCGCACCTCGTCTCGGTCGCCGGCGAGAAGTTCCGCTGCAGAGCCATCATCGACAGGCTGCACTACTACCTGGCCCTCTTCGGCTCCTCCGGGAAGCTCCTCCGGGTTCTCGACCGCAGCCCCTACATCCTCTCCTCCAACCTCGAGAGGGTGGTCAAGCCCAACGCCGTGTTCCTGAGGGAGTGCAGGATAGGTGCTTGTGATATTGCCAAGCTGTGTGTCGCTCAGCCGAGGATGCTCACCTCCAATGTGGAGCGCGTCCGGGCGATGGCGGCAAGCGCCGAAGGCCTAGGTGTGCCCCGTGGCTCCAGGATGTTCTGGCGCATGCTGAATGCCCTTGCGTTTCTCCGCGAGAAGGATATCGCCGCCAAAGTGGAGTACTTGAAGGACACTTTCAGATGGTCCGATGCTGAGGTGGGCATTGCTCTTTGTAAGGCCCCGATGGTGCTGGCGTTGTCCAAGGACCTGCTGCAGAGGAAGTCAGAGTTCCTGATCTCTGAG TCATGCTGCGAGAGGAGGTATTCATGGAGAAGTTCATATGCCCCTACAAGGAAGCTGCACCACAACTCGCTGAAGACTATGCAGCAGCTTGCAAAGGGGAAGTGCCGGCTAGATTCAGATTTACATGAACCAAGGCCTGTACGAAAATTTCATAACCGGGTATGA